gtagcccttccttttcctcctttttttttttgtttgctgATCTTTACGAATTATTGCCTTCAATCATTACCCTTATCATCCATAAAATCCAACGAACTATTTTTACTTTATCATGCTTTAATTTGTAACGAGTTCTAACAGCGATCATCAGGTATCAAATTGGGTACCATAATTAAGAACTTGAGAAAAGGAAAAGTGCGACTAAGAAAAAAGGTTAAGGAATCCTTAAGCCCACACTTGTGTTTGTATGAAAGGAGATAAAtgcatgtgattgaactttgcATTTAACAAAGAATTAGGGTGTGATTAATGTGAATTGTCATAGTTAAATGATTAATAATTGTATCTATTGCATTGTTTTAATATCGCGCTTAGTGCAGTTAGAGATTTTAATTTCCATTTTAATTTGATGTTAACAGATGACAAGCCTCAACTAAATTATTGGAGTTTCTCTATTCCTGCTGTCACTTCCATTAATTGATTTATATGTACAACGTTTGCATGGCCAGAATTGACACTAGGACCGGAAGGAACCAAACGTTTTCCTTCtcattatttcttttctttctttctttctttttggtaCTTAAAACAACTATTTTTCGTTACAGCAGCTTATACTTGTTTATCCTACACTATTAGTGTTGTGCAATTTAGTGAACTTACAAAATTGTGCACATATTTTTTGAAACATTTATAGAGAagttgaaaactaaaaaaactGTAATTGTTTTTATAAGGAAGATCCTAGAAGGtaaaaattcaatatcaaacaAATAAGGGAGCCACTCAGATAAAAGACGCTTtaaacgtctttttttaaagatattgtttaataattacaatttaatatatataatgattaaatcatattatttttgtcaaaattaaatcaaacaaatTTATTTGGTCAAAAAATcggtaaattatattttaaactagtctaaattaatatttttttataaaaaataactataatattctttttataaaaaatgactaaaatactattattattattattattattattattattattattattattattttgagaACTCTGAATCCTAacccttctcttttctcttgCTATCATAAGGTTAGGATTTATAGttctcaaaattaaaaaatatatataatagaagtattttagtcatttttgaTAATAagattttatagttattttttataaaaaagtatATTAATTTAGACCCATTCAATATTTAGTTTACCGATTTTTcgatcaaattaatttatctaatctaattttgacaaaaaaatataatttaattaattatatatattaaattttaattattaaaaaatatcttaaaaaaatatttaattttaaacgTCTTTAGTGGTTTCCAATAAGCAATATTGTTACGGTCCACCTAAAGCTATAACCTAGGGATATGTCGTCTGGCTATAAAggatatattaaattatatctaCTTAAGATTCCACATATATTTTGTATGGATCTATTTGGATTTTTCCAATTACCTTACAAACACTATAAATAAAGAGTTTAGCACATAAATATCTAATCCTAGTTTCTATATCTTTTGGATTAGAACTAAGACTAATTTAAAAGTCAAAGTTCTTTATAAATAGATCTAGTAGAGATCTTTATTccactaataaaaaatttattatccAGTTAATCCctctaaataattttaaaaaacgaagattttacttttaaaaagtaAAGTAAAAATGTTCATCTTTTagtttaaaatatataataatactaAGGGATAAGTATTtctattgaaaaaataaaaaattaattaatattaatttaaatgcAAAACTATTATTCAATTGTCAGCTAGGATGTGATGGAATTCACGACAGAGACATGAATTGAGCATCACAGCAGAAGAGAGCGTGAGAAAATAAAGCAGAGAAGATGCAGTAGTAGAATTAGACCATCTCTAGTAGGGAACTCATCCCAGTTTCTGTTTATGGCCCACCTATCATAAAAAGTAACTCCACATCAGCTTTTGCGTCATAAACAgtaaataggaactcaaaagcatctctctcttctccattagGAGGAACTAACTTTAGTCCTTATTGTGgtcccacttaattaattaattaaaatacttgtaattaatgtaattaattttttttaataatataatttaaatatttaaatttaaaaataattcactattaaaatatattaatattaaataaattcatatataacaataatacacaATAGATGAATTCGGGGTTAcactaatttgtaaaattacttaatacaaaaaaaaaaacataattaaactcTATAGTTGACGACAAGCATTGTGAAATTGCCATATATGTTCAATCAAGTCCTCCTTCAATTGTCTATGCTGCTGCCTATTTCGAAGTTGGGCATTTCTTTGGAGAAATTGATGGTATGGTGCAAAATCTTGCTCTCCCAACTGAGGTTGTGATAAGCCATTTTCAACATCATCATACTCTAAGCCTTGAGCAAAATTTCCTGCATAGCTGTCTCTTTCATCCTCAACAATCATATTATGCAATATAATACAAGCTCTCATTATGTTGGCAAGCTTTTTCTTTTCCCAAAAACGAGCTGGACCACGTATAATTGCAAAGCGTGCTTGCAACACTCCGAATGCTCGTTCCACATCTTTTCTTTGCCCTTCTTGGTATTGTGCAAATAACTTGCGTTTCTCACCTTGTGGCTTTGAGATTGATTTGACAAATGTGGCCCATTCAGGATAAATACCATCTGCTAAATAGTATCCCATTGTATAATTATTACCATTAATAGTATAATTTACCTCCGGAGCACGGTCATTTAGAATATCATCAAACACTGGAGAACGATCTAACACGTTGATATCATTATTTGAACCAGAAACTCCAAAGAATGCATGCCATATCCAAAGGTCTGAAGATGCTACAACCTCAAGTACTATGGTTGCAACCCCACGATAACCACTCATGTACATACCTTTCTATGCATTTGGACAATTTTTCCATTGCCAATGCATGCAGTCAATGCTACCCAACATGCCAGGGAAGCCACGACCTTCCGCCATTTGTAGCAGGCGTTGTACGTCATTTGGATTAGGTTTTCACaagtattcatcttggaacacGGAAATGACACCTTCAACAAATTTTTCCAAGCATTCGATTGTAGTGCTCTCGCCTATGCGCACATAATCATCAACAGCATCAGCTGCAACGCCATATGCTAACATCCGTATCGCAGCGGTACATTTCTGAAGTGGCGACAagcctcttcttccagttgcaTCAACCCTCTGTTGGAAATACGGATAGACGTTTGAGAGAGCGTCTACTATCCGAAGAAACACATCTCTTCTCATTCGAAATCTCCGTCGGAAAATGTCAGCATTATACACCGGTTCATCTGCAAAGTAATCTTGGAAAAGGCGATCATGTCCTGCTTCTCGATCTCTGTTGATCCATCTACGAGGAATTGGGATAGGGCTTCTATcgatatcttcttcttctgaatCTTCGAGTAAATACTCATCGATCCAATTATCTATGAGTGTGTTATCTTGCCGTCTTCTTTTGCCATACAAAGCCTCATTGAACATATCATCAAAATTTCTAGCCATATGGAGAAATGTAATTTTTAGTTCTCTGTCGATGTGAGAAACAAGAGTTGAAGTGGAGTTGTGGAGTCATTGATAGTTGATATTTATAAGTGTGTCTGCAATAAGTACCTTAACGGCTAGTTTTGTAACGGCTAGTTTTGCAACGGCTAGTTTTACAACGGCTAGTTTTTCTTAACGGCTACTTAACGGCTAGTTTTGCAACGGCTAATTAACGGCTAGTTTTGCAACGGTCACTTTAATGAACAACAACGACACAATAATATTgactaatttcaaatcttacatcagaaataaataaaacaaactaCATCACATACCAGTAATAcgcaataaataaataagaacataCTACATAACTCTACGAATACAAGGAACCATTAAGTAAACCACTTGGCCATTATTTTCTCACATGCAATCTCATGAAGAGCTCGTCGTTTCTCACTCATTGTAGACGTGTCAGCATTAAGTATTTGCATATCCATTtccctttcttttgcttttatCTCCATTTCTTTAATATACCTCTGAGTTTGtaattcttgttctttcattgcCGCTTGAATTTGTATCTCCTTCTCTTTGATTGCCATCATCTTTGCTCTAtgttccttttcctcttctctttctttttccctttccATTAGTTCCTTTTCTCTAACATTCTTAatatcttccatgagagataATTTTTTGACAACCGATGATTTTCTTTCGCTAAAATCTTCAGACATCTGTGCTTTTCCCTTACCTCTTCGCTTGCTCTTCTTTGATCCTTGTGAGCGAACGGGAGAGTCCACACCGGGTTCGTCAGCCAACGGTGTTTCTGGGTTTGATGAGGATGAGTATGCTCCAGTTGCACTAACCTTGGTTCTCTTTGAGCCGCCACTCTGTGTAGGTAGTTGGCTTCTCCATTTTTGCTCCAATCGAAGCATGTTCCAATGCCTCTCAAAAGTGAACTTTTGACCATAATTTGTGGAATAAAGTTTATAAGCCAACTCCTTTATATCATCAGCGTTCGAACCACTCCTTATGTTTCGACTAGCTTGATCGTAGCAACCAGCAAATTGTGCAACAACCTTGTTGATCTTATACCATCGTTTCTTACATGCAACTACCCCCCTTGTCATGTCGGTGCAAAATTCTACACAGTAGCTATGAATTCGACTCCAAAATGTTTCCCCTTTTGATCGGTACCAACTACAGAGTCAGTTGAAACATTTAACCATGCACTGATCAACATCTCATCCTCTTTCCAATGCCAGTGTTGAATACTATCTTGCCTCCGATCTTCAATATCATCATTGAGGTCGATAGCATCTAATCCATGAGGGTTGGCAAAATCTGAATATTGCGAATTTGGACTAGATTGTATAGGAGTCTGAGAGGATGGGTTAGAAGAGCCACCAACACCAGATGAGTTATGTCTTGATGCACTAAATTGAGTTGAAAATGGCAAGGAAGTTGGAGTAACATTTCCGATAGAAGGGTTAAATATGGATGAAAATGGTAAATGGGGTGtttgtgaattttgattttgtggTTGGAATATAggaaattgattattataaggagtttgaaaattgaaattagagAGATTTTGTGGATTTGGATTTTGAAATGTATTTGGTAGTATGAAGTTTTGATTTGGAACTTGAGAGTTTGAGGTTTGAGATTGTTGGGTATTTGGAATTTGAGAAAAGTTTTGTAAGTAATTGAAGAAAGAGTTGAGTTGGTTTGGATCCATTTTTtcgaacaaaaaataatagtagcagaattttgattttgtaaacttagaagaagatgaagaagagttGTAGAGAGTGTGAGAATACAAGTGTATCTAAATGGTATATATAGagtaacaaaatattaatttattaataataacggTAACATAGTAACGACTAGCTTCTAACGGCTATTTTTACAACGGCTAGTTTTACAACGgctaaattaatataataatataaatataaataatatttaatattaattatgatataaaaaattaatataaattattaattaaataaatatttaattatttaatttatttaattattataattattagtaaattaattataatttaattacttaattaattattagttaattaattaatataaattattaattaaataaaattatcaatatttaatttaattagtcattataattattattaaattaattattatttaattatataatataattatttaattaattaatataattatttaattaattaatattttatataattatttattttttattttaattgccaagTGGCAATTGTTTATTGCTTAATGGGAGTCCCCATTCAGAGGGACTCCCTCGCTTTAAATGGCGTGAAGGAACTCAAATGAGTTCCTCTCCAATGCCcatctctcttttctctttgacATGCACAGTGGGAGGGCTCCATTTATTTGCCCGTTGGAGATGCTCTTAGGGTTcagagaaaaaggaaaaggaaaaaatgTGTACAACTAGcaataaattttatcttattcACTTAGGAgtaattaacaataaaaaaaatataagtagataatgaaaatattaaataatgtgaacaatTGATATATATATCGGATATTCATTTCACTATGTGtgcggatggttattctaatattaagatttagatgagtaatttaaaagtataatatgttttaatttgattagtaattgttcatattgttcaataaaattattgattACCTAGCATTACCTTAGTAATATTTATAGATTACACAAGGCACACTCTATGTGTGCTATACACAAACATTCATTATAGATAAACTGCTGTTCAGTTGTAATTAATTGAACAAACTTATAACTTTTTATGAATGGATATAGTAGAGTTTTCACTCTTTTAATTACCTTTACTCTTGATATCCTCCCTTAAATAATTTAGCAGTGAGATGAACAACTACTCTAAGTTTGTCTTTAAATTTATGAAACAAAGATGCTAAgagaaattttataaaaatattcccAATTTGatcaatggcagggatagataTTAATAGTAAagagttttttgtttttttatcatatctcgaAGGCAATGGAGATCAAGCTCCATATGTTTATATCTGATATGAAGAATTGGGTTGGCAGCAAGTAATATAACACTTTAATTGTCACAATATATAATAGAGGTAATTAATTGATGTATTCGAAGTTCCTAAAGAAGTTGTTGAATAGAGATTAATTCTGGCTGATGTAGAGAGTGGAGTAGAAGGTGAAAGAGATGAAAAGATGGTCTGAGAAGGTATATGTGGTGTCCTAAAATTAATCAGTGACAATTCATTAGAAGaattgttagtcaagtcaataTTATTCATAACAAACATTGTTTGATATGAAAATTCtgttttattaaaaataacatgCCTAGAAACATgtaatttttcatcttttgtCATACATTTGTATCTTTTATGATTATTGTCATACCCTATAAACAAATACTTTTctgatttaaaaataaatttagttttattataTGGTCTCATATAGGAAAAACAAGCACAACCAAATATCTTCAAATAGCTGTAATTAGGAATTCTGTTAAACAATATCTCAAAGAGTGATTTATTGTTTAGAGCTGAGCTAGGGAACCTATTAATTATATATACGACTGTTGTAAATAAGTCTTTccaaaaaatatagataaattagCAGTAGCAAGTAAGCATAACCTAACTTTAGTAATTTGTCTGTATCTTCTTTTCACATTACGCTATTGTTGGAGTGTGTAGGAACAAGACATTCTATGTTGAATGCCATGTGAGATAAGAAATTGAGTAAAGGCCTTAGATAAAAACTCCATTCCACCATCAGTTTGTAAAGCTTTTATCTTCAAATCAGTTTTTATctccataaatattttataattttctaaAGCATGTAAGGACTGGGATTTATTAGTGAGTAGAAAAATTGTAGTATATTTTGTATGTACATTGTAACACATTTACTATCAGAATGTCACGCTTTCGGCTGCGCCATTCTGATAGCAAGGATATTACGACGACTTCtatatacttaataataaaataggagtCTTTAACTCGAAAAACCCGTATTGCTATTTTCTTCGAAaaatcgaaaatattttttcttcataCAAACATACATAAAATCATAACTCACAACACTTACATAtagatgtatatatatacatacaagaCTTCTTATACAAGTAACTTACcaatatacatacatacatatcaTTACA
This sequence is a window from Arachis stenosperma cultivar V10309 chromosome 10, arast.V10309.gnm1.PFL2, whole genome shotgun sequence. Protein-coding genes within it:
- the LOC130957413 gene encoding glutathione S-transferase T2-like; this translates as MTRGVVACKKRWYKINKVVAQFAGCYDQASRNIRSGSNADDIKELAYKLYSTNYGQKFTFERHWNMLRLEQKWRSQLPTQSGGSKRTKVSATGAYSSSSNPETPLADEPGVDSPVRSQGSKKSKRRGKGKAQMSEDFSERKSSVVKKLSLMEDIKNVREKELMEREKEREEEKEHRAKMMAIKEKEIQIQAAMKEQELQTQRYIKEMEIKAKEREMDMQILNADTSTMSEKRRALHEIACEKIMAKWFT
- the LOC130957414 gene encoding uncharacterized protein LOC130957414; this encodes MDPNQLNSFFNYLQNFSQIPNTQQSQTSNSQVPNQNFILPNTFQNPNPQNLSNFNFQTPYNNQFPIFQPQNQNSQTPHLPFSSIFNPSIGNVTPTSLPFSTQFSASRHNSSGVGGSSNPSSQTPIQSSPNSQYSDFANPHGLDAIDLNDDIEDRRQDSIQHWHWKEDEMLISAWLNVSTDSVVGTDQKGKHFGVEFIATV